In one Streptomyces sp. NBC_01241 genomic region, the following are encoded:
- a CDS encoding DNRLRE domain-containing protein, with protein sequence MARKRRVLPRIALTLAGLLIAEVAVTVATTGEAVSLPVGRGEALSRTTPAPAKKVTEAADVNAARVAARLSGNRVEVLSERTETSTTYAEPDGSLSAELFQAPVRIRESDGAWADIDTELERVGRDYEPRTALADITVSGGGTTGPGLLASVERGAKSFGMGWQEALPKAEVDGDIASYDLGGSQTLTVRALADGFEQNVVLDKAPEQPPVYRIPLRLKGLVLFRDDETGRLLLKDAAGKLTAEAPAPVMWDSSTDPVSGESRHLAQVDTSIETAKDGAQTLVLKPDPEYFRTSGLTYPVTVDPTSTLAASTDTWVATNYPDSQSSSKELKSGTYDAGSTKARSYLKFDAAKFVGQKILSANLSLYSYWSATCATNGSGTQIRRVTSSWTNSGLTWGAQPSTTETGAVISTKALGFSSACPAGTVNFNVAGIVQAWADGAANYGVQVRGVTETDSSTWRRYRSSKYAAGDNAVEPHLTVKYNSYPAKPTAVAIAPSQVNAYNGKRYVTSLTPQLSAKVTDADGDTVKAQFEITPDPQYTDGAGYAYTATSAGVASGGTAKITVPTANAFPSGSHLRYRVRGYDGSLYGAWTGYTTFVLNTAKPTAPGVSCVPYTKDTWTEKNADGAQCTFSTTSTDGQGYLYGLNDPATPKRIDDTVKGSGGIPLTVTLKPGDGWHTLYARTIDSGGNLSNATTAYEFGVGDGAALLTPRDGDRPARRLSLGAKGKPTYTGVTYQYRRGETDTWANVPSAAVTKDADGSKVTGWPLATTAGSPPKLTWNITDSLAEDGPVDVRAAFTDGSVTRYSPVATVTVDRNAGTAPSESVGPGTVNLLTGDLTLSETDASAYDLSVTRTASSRKPDAGAKQSGQFPIYGKEWSAGTVAELTESDWSYLKQSTTTSVALVDVDGEELGFTKLSNGGWKPEPGADEFTLTGSLTGSFTLKDTEGTVTVFTKSSGATTWQVASSALDGLANSTTTVVSETLTVGTDKLVRPTRVIAPTSAVSASTCTATPSTKGCRSLEFVYATSTTATGSTLGDFKDQLREIRLWATAPGASAATAKAVQTFAYDSAGRLRQAWHPQISPALKTEYAYDDAGRITQVTPPGELPWTMTYGKAGNAATAGDGMLLKVSRAALKPGTTATPEGTATTSLVYDVPLSGTKAPYALGTSDTAAWGQGAAPTDATAVFPADAVPASHAGSGLGAGDYKRATVTYTDASGRQVNTAQPGGHLSATDYDQYGNTVRELTARNREIAVGRTAAAKETLAGLGLDGLSSAARAELLATRTVYDDKGTKELEEFGPARRVDLTTSVTAGSTTLPAGESVVARTWTKNTYDEGRPTDGTATVENQITKVVTGAQLLDFPAIHAEQRVTQTVYDWVKGLPTKTINDPSGLALTATKEYDTQGRITKELLPGATGTDAATRVTTYWSATGTGACAGRPEWADLVCSTGPAGAVTGGGSNPSGLPVTITEYGWHGTPAKATETANGVTRTTTTSYDEAGRVVGTATTGGVGAAVPDATTEYDPDTGQAVRTVSTTGGTITKAFDKLGREVSYTDADGGVTSTAYDLLGRRTKVTDSVPSTVTYTYDHSAEPRGLATKTVDSVAGAFTTAYDADGGVATERLPGGYTLTVDQDTTGTTVGRTYTRDSDGVLVASDMVSESVHGQATSHTGWSAQEYGYDKVGRLTSVDDTVGDVCTRRAYTFDKRTNRTRLTSSAAAEGADCTGTGTVTTTSHAYDSGDRLVDAGYAYDAFGRTTTLPGSSFAYYANDLVHTQTTDDQRQAWTLDADHRFRSFTVETDIDGTWTRSASKLNHYDGDGDNPRWIVEDTTSGTVSRHVESAGGDLAATTDATGEVVLQLATIHGDIALQLPLDPGESPVALDNDEYGNPRTGQAPTRYNWLGAKQRSTETLTGLTLMGVRLYNPDTGRFLSTDPVYGGGDNAYAYPGDPINQFDLDGKSWWSKAKRVAKKAGRIAWKYKWDIGLTAAGFIPGVGAVAWGVRAYRTYRTVRTINRARHAASKVRSISRYTRAGKHRAPRINGRSTRGCFAYGAGLWGAGATLGYAARGKSINGDVVGGATVMGAGWHIGRYARRGHC encoded by the coding sequence GCCCGGCTCTCGGGCAACCGGGTGGAGGTCCTGTCCGAGCGGACCGAGACCTCGACCACGTACGCGGAGCCGGACGGAAGCCTGTCGGCCGAGTTGTTCCAGGCACCGGTACGCATACGTGAGAGCGACGGCGCGTGGGCCGACATCGACACCGAGCTGGAGCGGGTCGGCCGGGACTATGAGCCCCGTACGGCACTCGCCGACATCACGGTGTCCGGCGGAGGGACCACCGGGCCAGGCCTGCTGGCCTCCGTCGAGCGTGGCGCGAAGTCGTTCGGCATGGGCTGGCAGGAGGCGCTGCCCAAGGCCGAGGTCGACGGCGACATCGCTTCCTACGACCTGGGCGGCAGCCAGACTCTGACGGTGCGTGCGCTGGCCGACGGGTTCGAGCAGAACGTCGTGCTCGACAAGGCACCGGAGCAGCCCCCCGTCTACCGGATTCCGTTGCGGCTGAAGGGCCTTGTGCTGTTCAGGGACGACGAGACCGGACGGTTGCTTCTCAAGGACGCGGCGGGAAAGCTGACCGCCGAAGCTCCGGCGCCGGTGATGTGGGACTCGTCCACCGATCCCGTGTCCGGGGAGTCCCGGCATCTCGCCCAGGTGGACACCAGTATCGAGACGGCGAAGGACGGCGCGCAGACCCTGGTGCTCAAGCCCGACCCGGAGTACTTCCGGACGTCCGGGCTCACCTACCCCGTGACCGTCGACCCGACCTCGACACTGGCGGCGTCCACCGACACCTGGGTGGCGACCAACTACCCCGACTCGCAGTCGTCGTCCAAGGAGCTGAAGTCCGGGACGTACGACGCGGGTTCGACGAAGGCGCGGTCGTACCTGAAGTTCGACGCCGCCAAGTTCGTTGGGCAGAAGATCCTTTCGGCGAACCTGTCGCTGTATTCGTACTGGTCCGCGACCTGCGCCACCAATGGCTCCGGTACGCAGATACGCCGGGTCACCTCGTCGTGGACGAACTCCGGACTGACCTGGGGAGCCCAGCCGTCCACCACCGAGACCGGGGCGGTCATCAGCACCAAGGCGCTCGGATTCTCGTCGGCCTGCCCGGCGGGCACCGTCAATTTCAATGTCGCGGGCATCGTGCAGGCGTGGGCGGACGGGGCAGCCAACTACGGCGTGCAGGTGCGTGGTGTCACCGAGACGGACTCCTCCACCTGGCGCCGCTACCGCTCATCCAAGTACGCCGCCGGTGACAACGCGGTGGAACCGCACCTCACCGTGAAGTACAACTCGTACCCCGCGAAGCCGACGGCGGTGGCCATCGCGCCGTCGCAGGTGAACGCCTACAACGGCAAGCGGTACGTCACCTCCCTCACCCCGCAGCTCTCGGCCAAGGTGACCGACGCGGACGGCGACACGGTCAAGGCGCAGTTCGAGATCACGCCGGACCCCCAGTACACCGACGGGGCCGGTTACGCGTACACCGCCACGAGTGCCGGTGTCGCCTCCGGCGGAACCGCGAAGATCACGGTCCCGACGGCGAACGCCTTCCCGTCCGGCTCGCACCTGCGCTACCGGGTGCGGGGCTACGACGGCTCGTTGTACGGGGCGTGGACGGGCTACACCACCTTCGTGCTGAACACGGCGAAGCCCACCGCGCCCGGCGTCAGTTGTGTCCCGTACACCAAGGACACCTGGACGGAGAAGAACGCCGACGGTGCCCAGTGCACCTTCTCCACCACCTCCACCGACGGCCAGGGGTATCTGTACGGTCTGAACGACCCGGCCACCCCGAAGCGGATCGACGACACGGTCAAGGGCAGCGGCGGCATTCCGCTGACCGTCACCCTCAAGCCGGGCGACGGCTGGCACACCCTGTACGCGCGGACGATCGACTCGGGCGGCAATCTGTCCAACGCCACCACCGCGTACGAGTTCGGCGTCGGCGACGGCGCTGCCCTTCTGACGCCTCGTGACGGCGACCGGCCGGCCCGGCGGCTGAGCCTCGGCGCGAAGGGCAAGCCCACCTACACCGGTGTCACGTACCAGTACCGACGGGGAGAGACGGACACCTGGGCCAACGTTCCCTCCGCCGCCGTCACCAAGGACGCCGACGGATCGAAGGTGACCGGCTGGCCTTTGGCCACCACGGCCGGCAGCCCGCCGAAGCTGACCTGGAACATCACCGACAGCCTCGCCGAGGACGGCCCGGTCGACGTCCGGGCCGCCTTCACGGACGGCTCGGTGACCCGCTACTCCCCGGTGGCGACCGTGACGGTCGACCGCAACGCGGGGACCGCGCCCAGCGAGTCGGTGGGTCCCGGCACGGTGAACCTGCTGACCGGCGACCTCACCCTCTCCGAGACCGACGCCTCCGCCTACGACCTGTCCGTCACGCGCACCGCCTCCTCGCGGAAGCCCGATGCCGGGGCGAAGCAGAGCGGGCAGTTCCCGATCTACGGCAAGGAGTGGAGCGCGGGCACGGTCGCGGAGCTGACCGAGTCCGACTGGTCGTACCTCAAGCAGTCCACCACGACCTCGGTTGCCCTGGTGGACGTCGACGGCGAGGAGTTGGGCTTCACCAAGCTCAGCAACGGCGGCTGGAAGCCGGAGCCCGGTGCCGACGAGTTCACCCTGACCGGTTCGCTGACCGGGTCGTTCACGCTGAAGGACACCGAAGGCACGGTCACGGTCTTCACCAAGTCGTCGGGCGCCACCACCTGGCAGGTCGCCTCCTCCGCCCTGGACGGCCTCGCCAACTCCACCACCACCGTGGTCTCCGAGACGCTGACCGTGGGAACGGACAAGCTGGTCCGACCCACCCGCGTCATCGCACCCACCTCGGCCGTGTCCGCGAGCACCTGCACGGCCACGCCGTCCACCAAGGGCTGCCGCTCGCTGGAGTTCGTCTACGCGACGTCCACCACCGCCACAGGGAGCACGCTGGGCGACTTCAAGGACCAGCTGCGTGAGATCCGGCTCTGGGCCACGGCGCCGGGCGCGTCGGCTGCCACCGCGAAGGCCGTGCAGACGTTCGCCTACGACAGTGCGGGCCGGCTGCGGCAGGCCTGGCACCCGCAGATCTCGCCCGCTCTGAAGACGGAATACGCGTACGACGACGCGGGCCGGATCACCCAGGTGACGCCGCCGGGCGAGCTGCCGTGGACCATGACGTACGGCAAGGCGGGCAACGCCGCGACCGCCGGTGACGGCATGCTCCTGAAGGTGTCGCGTGCCGCCCTCAAGCCGGGCACGACCGCCACGCCCGAGGGCACGGCGACCACGAGCCTCGTCTACGACGTGCCGCTGAGCGGTACCAAGGCCCCGTACGCACTGGGTACCTCGGACACCGCGGCCTGGGGCCAGGGCGCGGCGCCGACCGACGCGACCGCCGTCTTCCCCGCCGACGCCGTCCCCGCCTCCCACGCGGGTTCGGGGCTCGGCGCGGGTGACTACAAGCGGGCCACCGTCACCTACACCGACGCCTCCGGCCGCCAGGTCAACACCGCGCAGCCCGGCGGGCATCTGTCCGCCACCGATTACGACCAGTACGGCAACACCGTGCGCGAGCTGACAGCCCGCAACCGGGAGATCGCCGTGGGCAGGACAGCGGCGGCGAAGGAGACCCTGGCCGGCCTCGGCCTCGACGGACTGTCCTCGGCGGCGCGCGCCGAACTGCTCGCCACCCGCACCGTCTACGACGACAAGGGCACCAAGGAATTGGAGGAGTTCGGCCCGGCCCGCCGCGTCGACCTGACCACGTCCGTCACCGCCGGGTCGACCACGCTTCCGGCAGGTGAGTCCGTGGTGGCCCGCACCTGGACGAAGAACACCTACGACGAGGGCCGTCCCACCGACGGAACGGCGACGGTGGAGAACCAGATCACCAAGGTCGTCACCGGAGCCCAGCTCCTGGACTTCCCGGCGATCCACGCCGAGCAGCGGGTGACCCAGACGGTCTACGACTGGGTCAAGGGCCTGCCGACGAAGACGATCAACGATCCGTCCGGCCTCGCCCTGACCGCCACCAAGGAGTACGACACCCAGGGCCGTATCACCAAGGAACTGCTGCCCGGTGCCACCGGCACCGACGCTGCCACGCGCGTCACGACGTACTGGTCGGCGACCGGCACCGGAGCCTGCGCGGGGCGCCCCGAGTGGGCGGACCTGGTCTGCTCCACCGGACCCGCCGGCGCAGTCACGGGAGGCGGCAGCAACCCGAGCGGCCTGCCGGTGACCATCACCGAGTACGGTTGGCACGGGACGCCTGCCAAGGCGACCGAGACCGCGAACGGCGTCACCCGCACCACGACGACCAGCTACGACGAGGCCGGTCGTGTCGTCGGGACGGCGACGACCGGCGGCGTCGGGGCGGCGGTTCCGGACGCCACGACCGAGTACGACCCGGACACTGGCCAGGCGGTCCGCACGGTCTCCACGACCGGCGGCACGATCACCAAGGCGTTCGACAAGCTGGGCCGTGAGGTGTCCTACACGGACGCGGACGGCGGGGTGACCAGCACCGCGTACGACCTGCTCGGCCGCCGGACGAAGGTCACGGACTCCGTCCCCTCGACGGTGACGTACACCTACGACCACAGCGCCGAGCCCCGCGGCCTGGCCACGAAGACGGTGGACTCGGTGGCGGGCGCCTTCACGACCGCGTACGACGCGGACGGCGGGGTAGCCACCGAGCGGCTGCCCGGCGGCTACACCCTCACCGTCGACCAGGACACCACCGGCACCACGGTGGGCCGCACCTACACGCGGGACAGCGACGGTGTGCTGGTGGCCTCGGACATGGTCTCCGAGTCCGTCCACGGACAGGCCACATCGCACACCGGCTGGTCGGCGCAGGAGTACGGGTACGACAAGGTGGGACGGCTGACGTCGGTCGACGACACCGTGGGCGATGTGTGCACGCGCCGCGCCTACACCTTCGACAAGCGCACCAACCGCACCCGGCTGACGTCGTCGGCCGCGGCGGAGGGCGCCGACTGCACGGGCACGGGCACGGTCACGACGACGTCGCACGCCTACGACAGCGGCGACCGGCTCGTGGACGCGGGGTACGCGTACGACGCGTTCGGCCGTACCACGACTCTGCCGGGCTCGTCCTTCGCGTACTACGCCAACGACCTGGTCCACACCCAGACTACGGACGATCAGCGCCAGGCCTGGACGCTGGACGCGGATCATCGTTTCCGGTCCTTCACCGTCGAGACGGACATCGACGGCACCTGGACCCGGTCGGCATCCAAGCTCAACCACTATGACGGCGACGGGGACAACCCACGCTGGATCGTCGAGGACACCACCAGCGGCACCGTCAGCCGCCACGTCGAATCCGCCGGCGGCGACCTTGCCGCCACTACCGACGCCACCGGAGAGGTGGTCCTCCAACTGGCCACCATCCACGGCGACATCGCCCTCCAGCTTCCGCTGGATCCCGGCGAATCCCCCGTCGCGCTCGACAACGACGAATACGGCAACCCGAGAACCGGCCAGGCACCCACCCGCTACAACTGGCTCGGCGCCAAACAGCGCTCCACCGAGACCCTCACCGGCCTCACCCTCATGGGCGTCCGCCTCTACAACCCCGACACCGGCCGATTCCTTTCGACCGACCCTGTCTACGGTGGCGGAGACAACGCTTATGCCTACCCGGGCGACCCGATCAACCAGTTCGACCTCGACGGCAAAAGTTGGTGGAGCAAGGCCAAGCGAGTGGCCAAGAAAGCCGGACGGATCGCCTGGAAGTACAAGTGGGACATCGGACTCACCGCCGCCGGATTCATCCCGGGTGTCGGCGCCGTGGCATGGGGTGTACGGGCGTACCGCACCTATCGCACTGTCCGAACGATAAACAGGGCCAGGCACGCAGCGTCAAAGGTTCGCTCCATCAGTCGCTACACGCGCGCCGGTAAACACAGGGCACCGCGAATCAACGGCCGTTCTACCAGGGGCTGCTTCGCTTACGGTGCAGGACTCTGGGGCGCCGGCGCTACATTGGGCTATGCAGCTCGAGGAAAGAGCATAAACGGAGACGTGGTGGGCGGAGCCACGGTGATGGGAGCGGGATGGCATATTGGCCGCTACGCTCGCCGAGGCCACTGCTAG